Proteins co-encoded in one Waddlia chondrophila WSU 86-1044 genomic window:
- a CDS encoding glycosyltransferase, with translation MLPATSILEEAPPLTINLFCELNNHGLSADAAVLDEALTAQGCRVRRVDRKDREVLCADINIFCEKMYAEHFKKAKKNWLIPNPEWFFNQSLKGLSRIDLILCRTKEVERIFNELGMKTYFLGFTSLDCFRSDAIKKADQYLHLAGNSPLKGTAAIVKTWKANKNFPLLVVISKRTPPASITSNIKWKGRYVEREELLDDLNESLVHLCLSETEGFGHYISEAMSCGSIVVTTDAPPMNEFIEDSRFLVPYQSVKAEGLATLYRVSSRSIEEKIREIAQLSSDELKAAGEANRQRYLEMKKNFEENLRQLIDSV, from the coding sequence ATGTTGCCGGCAACTTCGATATTGGAAGAAGCTCCTCCTCTCACTATCAATCTGTTTTGTGAACTCAACAACCACGGGCTGTCTGCCGATGCCGCTGTTTTGGACGAAGCCTTGACGGCGCAGGGGTGTCGAGTGCGTAGGGTTGATCGGAAAGATCGGGAGGTTTTGTGCGCGGACATCAATATCTTTTGTGAGAAAATGTATGCGGAGCATTTTAAGAAAGCGAAAAAAAACTGGCTCATCCCAAATCCGGAGTGGTTTTTTAATCAGAGTTTGAAGGGCTTAAGCCGCATCGATTTAATTTTGTGCAGAACAAAAGAGGTGGAAAGAATTTTTAACGAGTTGGGAATGAAAACCTATTTTCTAGGATTTACCTCTCTTGACTGCTTTCGATCGGATGCGATTAAAAAAGCGGATCAGTATTTGCATTTAGCCGGAAACAGCCCGCTCAAAGGAACAGCTGCTATTGTCAAAACCTGGAAGGCAAATAAAAATTTTCCCTTATTGGTCGTGATTAGTAAAAGAACTCCTCCTGCCAGTATAACGTCCAATATCAAATGGAAAGGGCGATATGTGGAGAGGGAAGAGCTTTTAGATGATTTGAATGAATCGCTTGTTCATTTATGTCTGAGTGAAACAGAGGGATTTGGACACTATATTTCAGAGGCGATGTCTTGCGGTTCTATCGTCGTAACGACGGATGCTCCGCCGATGAATGAATTCATTGAAGATTCTCGATTTCTAGTCCCTTATCAATCTGTTAAGGCGGAAGGCTTGGCAACCTTGTATCGAGTGTCTTCTCGCTCTATAGAAGAAAAAATCCGTGAAATTGCACAACTCTCTTCAGACGAGTTAAAAGCTGCCGGTGAAGCTAATCGGCAACGCTATTTGGAGATGAAAAAAAATTTTGAAGAAAATCTCAGGCAGTTGATTGATTCGGTATAA
- a CDS encoding ABC-F family ATP-binding cassette domain-containing protein produces MITLKNISKSFGSRTLFENVDLTFQSGNRYGLTGPNGCGKSTLLKIIMGEEEATTGTVALPEQVGMLRQNIEDFRGYKVIDVVMMGNERLWSALTERDSLYEVEMTDEVGMRLGDLEGIIAEEDGYTAESDAEVLLSGMGLTEDQFQVPMHSIPTDMQFRVLLCQALFGDPKALLLDEPTNHMDMESIGWLENFLVSYSGALIVTSHDRHFLNAVCTHIADVDYETVIVYTGNYDQMVDAKTSVRQRAEQDAKSKEKKISQLKEFVARFGAGSRASQVQSRMREIRRLEPQELKKSNIQRPYIRFQTSEKQPGKVVLAVENLTKGFDGNKVIEKFSIEIERGDKIGVIGNNGRGKTTLIKMLAGVLEKNEGKIEPGHQVHISYFPQNHAEIVDKSTKINAFDWLKKKHPSAYDQDVRGVMGKMLFGGDDAFKEVSSLSGGETARLMIAEMMLDTPNVLIMDEPNNHLDLEAVSALSFGLKDYPGTVICVSHDRDLIDTVAEKIIAFEEDGVKVYEGTLEEYLAQKG; encoded by the coding sequence ATGATCACTTTAAAAAATATTTCAAAAAGCTTCGGCAGCCGCACTCTTTTCGAAAATGTCGATCTGACCTTTCAATCCGGAAACCGCTATGGTCTAACCGGACCGAACGGATGTGGAAAATCCACTTTGCTGAAAATCATCATGGGAGAGGAAGAGGCAACGACCGGAACAGTGGCCCTTCCCGAACAGGTGGGAATGCTCAGGCAAAATATTGAAGACTTCCGAGGCTACAAGGTGATCGACGTTGTCATGATGGGCAATGAAAGGCTCTGGTCTGCGCTGACAGAAAGAGACAGCCTCTACGAAGTTGAAATGACTGACGAAGTGGGCATGCGGCTGGGCGATCTGGAGGGGATCATTGCCGAAGAAGACGGTTATACGGCTGAATCGGATGCTGAAGTTCTTCTCTCCGGAATGGGATTGACCGAAGATCAATTCCAGGTACCTATGCACTCCATTCCTACCGATATGCAGTTCCGCGTTCTTCTTTGCCAAGCTCTTTTTGGAGATCCGAAAGCGCTCTTGCTCGACGAGCCGACCAACCACATGGATATGGAATCGATCGGCTGGTTGGAGAATTTCTTAGTCAGCTACTCCGGAGCTCTGATCGTCACATCGCACGACAGGCACTTTCTCAATGCTGTCTGCACCCATATCGCCGATGTCGACTACGAAACTGTGATCGTCTACACGGGAAACTACGACCAGATGGTCGATGCGAAAACGAGTGTACGGCAGCGCGCCGAGCAAGATGCAAAGTCTAAAGAGAAGAAGATTTCTCAGCTGAAAGAGTTTGTCGCCCGTTTTGGCGCAGGATCGCGCGCTTCCCAAGTGCAGTCCCGTATGCGCGAAATCAGGCGGTTAGAGCCGCAGGAATTAAAAAAATCAAATATTCAACGTCCCTATATCCGTTTTCAAACGTCGGAGAAACAGCCTGGAAAAGTTGTTCTTGCAGTCGAGAACTTAACCAAAGGATTCGACGGTAACAAGGTGATTGAAAAATTTTCTATTGAAATTGAACGCGGAGACAAAATCGGGGTGATCGGCAATAACGGCCGAGGGAAAACGACTTTGATTAAGATGCTGGCCGGGGTTCTTGAAAAAAATGAAGGAAAAATCGAGCCCGGACATCAGGTGCACATTTCCTATTTTCCGCAGAACCATGCAGAAATTGTTGATAAATCCACAAAAATTAACGCTTTTGACTGGCTGAAGAAAAAGCACCCAAGCGCCTACGACCAGGATGTACGTGGTGTAATGGGAAAAATGCTTTTTGGGGGCGACGACGCTTTCAAAGAGGTTTCTTCTCTTTCCGGAGGAGAGACGGCCCGTTTAATGATCGCAGAGATGATGCTGGACACTCCTAACGTCTTAATTATGGACGAACCGAATAATCATCTGGACTTGGAAGCTGTGTCAGCCCTTAGCTTTGGACTTAAGGACTATCCGGGAACTGTGATCTGCGTCAGCCACGACCGCGATCTGATCGATACCGTAGCGGAAAAGATCATCGCTTTCGAAGAGGACGGAGTCAAAGTTTACGAAGGGACGCTGGAAGAATATCTGGCTCAGAAAGGATGA
- a CDS encoding TrmH family RNA methyltransferase, with amino-acid sequence MNTKRKFLRLPSVSQHKKCAELLRCFYTDAQRVFIDNYNEIQDWMGQPSLEDLSPKSVSDRFHKHLKYAEVRLREHSLLPRINKKDRPKPSANRIDVHLYLDQIRSAHNVGSILRTVEAFQLGDVYFSKDTPLPTHPQVSKTAMGCSKEICFQRHASPSELPRPLIALETSSDGIPIDKYTFPSSGCLAVGNEEYGLSDEVLSQADAVVEIPLYGKKNSLNVANAFAIAAAAISQQFRG; translated from the coding sequence ATGAATACTAAAAGAAAATTCTTAAGGCTGCCATCTGTTTCTCAGCACAAGAAATGCGCTGAGCTTCTTCGTTGCTTCTATACAGATGCGCAAAGAGTATTCATTGACAATTACAATGAGATTCAAGATTGGATGGGGCAGCCCTCTTTGGAAGATTTATCTCCAAAAAGCGTAAGCGACCGTTTTCACAAACATTTGAAATATGCCGAAGTGCGTCTAAGAGAACATTCTTTACTTCCTCGCATCAACAAGAAAGACCGGCCAAAACCTTCTGCAAACCGAATCGATGTGCATCTCTACTTAGATCAAATCAGATCAGCACACAATGTGGGAAGCATTCTGCGGACAGTTGAAGCATTTCAGCTAGGAGATGTTTATTTTTCGAAAGACACTCCCCTTCCCACTCATCCTCAAGTATCGAAAACTGCGATGGGATGCTCAAAGGAGATCTGTTTTCAACGGCACGCCTCCCCTTCCGAGCTGCCCAGACCGTTGATCGCTTTAGAAACGAGTTCCGACGGAATCCCTATTGACAAGTACACATTTCCTTCCAGCGGCTGCCTGGCAGTCGGCAACGAGGAGTATGGCCTATCGGATGAGGTGTTGAGCCAGGCCGATGCAGTCGTTGAGATCCCCTTATATGGAAAAAAGAACTCTTTGAATGTCGCCAACGCGTTTGCAATTGCCGCAGCGGCAATCTCACAGCAATTTAGAGGCTAA
- the folE gene encoding GTP cyclohydrolase I FolE → MHQSKIDQQAITTNFPSPVKAPPQMSDEERIHYIAVRFKEIMEALGLDLNDKSLERTPQRVARMYVKEVFSGLNPSTFPPISYIEDQYKTLNRSNMLFMKVFVTSFCEHHFVPMIGTAYVAYLPNKKLIGLSKIPRIVRFFARRPQVQERLTAQIADSLSRILETEDVAVSINCQHFCIAARGIEDQNGWCTTQVLRGKFHDEALQRQEFFDAIKRSSLNP, encoded by the coding sequence ATGCATCAATCTAAAATTGATCAACAAGCGATCACAACCAATTTCCCTTCACCAGTCAAAGCTCCTCCACAGATGAGTGATGAAGAGCGCATCCATTATATCGCTGTCAGATTTAAGGAGATCATGGAGGCTCTCGGCCTTGATTTAAACGATAAATCTTTGGAACGCACTCCTCAGCGAGTTGCCCGCATGTATGTAAAAGAGGTATTCTCCGGATTAAATCCTTCCACATTTCCTCCCATCAGCTATATTGAAGACCAATACAAAACCTTAAACCGCTCAAACATGTTGTTCATGAAAGTCTTTGTGACAAGTTTTTGCGAACACCACTTTGTCCCAATGATCGGAACAGCTTATGTGGCCTACCTTCCCAATAAAAAATTGATTGGCTTGTCAAAAATCCCAAGAATCGTCCGATTTTTTGCTCGCCGCCCTCAAGTGCAAGAAAGACTGACCGCACAGATTGCAGATAGTTTGTCTCGCATTCTGGAAACCGAAGACGTTGCCGTTTCGATTAACTGCCAACATTTCTGCATTGCAGCACGAGGCATCGAGGATCAAAACGGTTGGTGCACGACTCAGGTGCTAAGGGGAAAATTTCACGATGAAGCTCTTCAAAGGCAGGAATTTTTCGATGCAATTAAGAGATCTTCTTTAAATCCATGA
- the proB gene encoding glutamate 5-kinase produces MKKIVIKVGTSTLTDGGLSLSQKHMIEIVRQIAKAHNARNQIVLVSSGSIAAGKDVLKPSKLDRSLPEKQMLSSIGQVHLMNTWKQLFAIYQLQVGQLLLTKGDFSQRDGYLNVRNTIDSLLHHGVIPIVNENDTVATREIQFGDNDNIAALVANLIAADQLILLTDQKGLYTADPNRDPNAVLIEDVHVIDKRIIQLAGKTTKGKGMGAGGMSTKVEAAKLATRSGTPTIIASSKNPTVIAEIIEGKKTGTYFYAETTPKESRKRWLLSEKVQGVIFVDQGAEKKITEKGASLLPIGITGSEKSYGRGSIVEILSSSNRAIARGIVNYSSDEIQKLIGAHSTGIEKILGYSYGSEVIHRDNMALL; encoded by the coding sequence ATGAAGAAAATCGTGATTAAAGTGGGAACTTCCACCCTCACCGATGGAGGTCTGTCCCTGTCCCAAAAACACATGATAGAAATTGTGCGCCAAATCGCCAAAGCACACAATGCAAGGAATCAGATTGTACTGGTTAGTTCCGGTTCGATCGCTGCTGGCAAAGACGTCCTAAAACCTTCAAAATTAGACCGGTCCCTACCCGAAAAACAGATGCTGTCCAGCATTGGACAGGTGCATCTAATGAATACGTGGAAGCAGCTTTTTGCAATTTATCAACTTCAAGTAGGACAATTGCTGCTCACCAAAGGGGATTTTTCCCAAAGAGACGGTTATCTCAATGTACGGAACACGATCGATTCGCTGCTGCATCATGGGGTCATTCCGATCGTCAATGAGAACGATACAGTTGCGACAAGAGAGATTCAATTCGGCGACAATGATAACATTGCCGCTCTGGTAGCCAACCTGATCGCCGCCGATCAATTGATCCTCCTAACCGATCAAAAGGGACTTTACACAGCCGATCCTAATCGAGACCCGAATGCCGTCTTAATCGAGGATGTGCATGTCATCGACAAGCGCATCATTCAGCTGGCTGGCAAAACAACAAAAGGGAAAGGGATGGGAGCTGGAGGCATGTCGACCAAAGTGGAAGCGGCAAAACTTGCAACCAGAAGCGGAACTCCGACCATCATTGCCTCTTCGAAAAACCCTACAGTCATTGCAGAGATTATCGAAGGAAAAAAAACAGGCACCTATTTTTACGCAGAAACGACTCCCAAAGAAAGCCGTAAACGGTGGTTGCTCTCAGAAAAGGTGCAAGGCGTTATTTTCGTTGACCAGGGCGCAGAAAAAAAAATTACAGAGAAAGGGGCCAGCTTACTTCCCATTGGAATCACAGGAAGTGAAAAGTCCTATGGGCGAGGATCCATTGTCGAGATCCTGTCGAGCAGCAATCGGGCAATTGCAAGAGGAATCGTCAATTACTCAAGTGACGAGATCCAAAAGCTCATCGGTGCACATTCGACAGGAATTGAAAAAATTTTGGGCTACAGCTATGGATCGGAAGTGATTCATCGTGATAACATGGCTCTTCTTTGA
- a CDS encoding glutamate-5-semialdehyde dehydrogenase, with protein sequence MAALEFLGRQAKEASKSLFKASTEQKNRALESIATLLLEREESVAEANRKDLNEAKEKGLDDAMLDRLSLEERVQGLSEDIRKVAALKDPVGEAIETRTLENGLKLTKRRTPIGVIGVIYESRPNVTADVASLCLKAGSCSILRGGSETIRTNRILVSLIKEALMKSDLPSDAVQLIDSPDRSLVLDLLKMRDCIDMIIPRGGGGLHQFCLEHSTIPVITGGIGICHLYVDQSADLIKALEVIHNAKTQRPTVCNALDTLLVHEGIAQTFIPQVIKKLDTVAFKLDPRAQSIVKSPQAQPAKESDWETEWLSLTLGIKVVPDLSAAISHIQKHSSGHSDGILTADRQHADQFIQEVDSAAVYVNASTRFTDGSQFGLGAEVAISTQKLHARGPMGLEELTTYKWIVEGNYQTRD encoded by the coding sequence ATGGCAGCTCTTGAATTTCTTGGCAGACAGGCAAAAGAAGCCTCAAAATCACTTTTCAAAGCGAGTACTGAACAAAAAAATCGTGCACTCGAATCGATCGCGACACTCCTTTTAGAAAGAGAAGAAAGCGTTGCCGAAGCCAACCGCAAAGACTTAAATGAGGCTAAAGAGAAGGGACTAGACGACGCCATGCTAGATCGCCTCTCTCTAGAGGAACGTGTGCAGGGGCTTTCCGAAGACATACGCAAAGTGGCCGCTTTAAAAGATCCGGTAGGAGAAGCCATTGAAACGCGTACGCTGGAGAATGGACTGAAACTCACGAAAAGGCGCACTCCCATTGGCGTGATCGGCGTAATTTATGAGTCCAGGCCAAATGTCACGGCCGATGTCGCCTCGCTCTGCTTAAAAGCCGGCAGCTGCTCTATCCTCCGCGGAGGCTCTGAAACGATCCGAACTAACCGCATCCTAGTCTCTTTAATCAAAGAGGCCTTGATGAAGAGCGATCTTCCTTCAGATGCTGTACAATTGATCGATTCTCCCGATCGCTCCCTTGTTCTGGATCTTTTGAAAATGCGTGATTGCATTGACATGATCATCCCTCGCGGCGGCGGCGGCTTGCATCAATTCTGCTTGGAGCACAGTACAATTCCGGTCATTACAGGAGGTATCGGAATCTGCCATCTTTATGTCGATCAATCGGCAGATTTGATAAAGGCTTTAGAGGTTATCCACAACGCCAAAACCCAACGCCCGACTGTGTGTAATGCTCTCGACACCCTCCTTGTGCACGAAGGGATTGCACAAACATTTATTCCGCAGGTGATCAAAAAACTCGATACCGTCGCTTTTAAACTTGATCCTCGGGCCCAGTCCATTGTGAAAAGCCCCCAAGCTCAACCAGCAAAAGAGAGTGACTGGGAAACAGAATGGCTGTCTCTGACCTTGGGCATCAAAGTCGTTCCCGATCTGAGCGCTGCAATTTCACACATTCAAAAACACTCCTCAGGGCACAGCGATGGAATATTGACAGCCGATCGGCAGCATGCCGACCAGTTTATCCAAGAAGTTGATTCAGCTGCGGTTTATGTCAACGCTTCCACCCGATTTACAGATGGATCGCAGTTTGGGCTTGGCGCTGAAGTGGCAATCAGCACACAGAAGCTGCATGCTAGAGGACCAATGGGATTAGAAGAGCTGACGACCTATAAATGGATTGTCGAAGGAAACTACCAAACAAGGGATTAA
- the proC gene encoding pyrroline-5-carboxylate reductase, producing MNVCLIGCGKMGGGIVRRLASEHNLFLFDHNKERARHLASEIGGKAFQSAADAISKAEVILIAVKPQDIDQLAKETHREFYAEQLVVSCLAGVTTQTLETLFAEIPVLRIMPNLPVVHGEGIVGLVESDNLEQVFKEKANRLFSNLGDLHWVPESKIDAISALTGSGPAFVSVIIESMIEAGIAMGIDSEQSRKLVFQLISGTVASLKESGKPPAQFKLEVASPGGTSIAGLVAMEQEGVRAGILNTFITTYYRNLELSQQEDE from the coding sequence ATGAATGTTTGCCTGATCGGATGCGGAAAAATGGGAGGAGGAATCGTGCGGAGGCTAGCCTCCGAACACAACCTATTCCTTTTTGACCATAATAAGGAAAGGGCTCGGCATCTCGCTAGCGAAATCGGAGGAAAAGCTTTCCAGTCCGCAGCTGATGCCATTTCAAAAGCAGAAGTGATCCTCATCGCCGTTAAACCTCAAGATATCGATCAACTAGCAAAAGAGACGCACCGGGAATTTTACGCTGAGCAGCTTGTTGTCAGCTGCCTTGCAGGAGTCACGACACAGACGTTGGAGACGCTTTTTGCAGAAATTCCTGTGCTTCGCATCATGCCCAATCTTCCCGTTGTTCATGGAGAGGGGATCGTCGGGCTAGTCGAATCGGACAATCTGGAGCAAGTTTTCAAAGAAAAAGCAAACCGTCTCTTTTCAAACTTGGGAGATCTGCATTGGGTGCCGGAGTCTAAAATCGATGCCATCTCTGCTTTAACCGGTTCAGGACCTGCTTTTGTCAGCGTCATCATCGAATCAATGATTGAAGCAGGAATCGCAATGGGCATAGACAGCGAGCAGTCCAGGAAGCTGGTTTTTCAACTGATCAGCGGAACTGTTGCTTCTCTGAAAGAATCCGGCAAGCCGCCGGCGCAATTTAAGCTCGAAGTGGCATCTCCAGGAGGCACATCCATTGCAGGGCTGGTCGCAATGGAGCAAGAAGGTGTACGCGCAGGGATCCTCAATACGTTCATCACCACCTACTACCGCAACTTAGAACTCTCTCAACAAGAGGATGAGTAG
- the hemH gene encoding ferrochelatase, producing the protein MHARTGVLLVNLGTPDSQKPADVKKYLLQFLTDARVTDLPWFKRQLLVRGIIVPKRYKESAKSYSRIWTEKGSPLLVLGKQVKALLQQSLGDHFQVELGMRYQNPSIESALLSLKQCFKLVVVPLFPQYASATTGSVHEEVMRVIGKWNRIPELQLINSFPVHPKMIEAFCVRASNFQLDSYDHILFSFHGLPEKQLRKADFYNHCLQSKECCATLNEKNGQCYSAQCYATAQAIVKKLNLPSTRYTLCYQSRLGKDPWIKPYVSDIIKELAQKGAKKLLVFSPSFVCDCLETIDEIGNEYLAEFKSYGGEALDLVPGLNDHPLWVETLKSLVS; encoded by the coding sequence ATGCATGCCCGTACAGGCGTCCTTCTTGTTAACTTGGGAACTCCAGACTCGCAGAAACCTGCCGACGTTAAAAAGTACCTTCTACAATTTCTGACAGATGCTAGAGTGACCGATCTTCCTTGGTTCAAACGGCAGCTTCTGGTTCGAGGCATCATCGTTCCAAAAAGATACAAGGAGTCAGCAAAAAGCTATTCCCGCATTTGGACGGAAAAGGGATCTCCTTTGCTCGTCCTGGGAAAACAAGTCAAAGCACTTCTACAGCAATCCCTAGGGGATCATTTTCAGGTCGAACTAGGAATGCGCTACCAAAATCCCTCGATAGAAAGCGCACTGCTTTCGCTAAAACAATGCTTTAAACTGGTCGTCGTACCGCTCTTTCCCCAATATGCATCTGCAACAACCGGATCAGTCCATGAGGAAGTGATGCGAGTCATCGGAAAATGGAATAGAATTCCCGAATTACAACTCATCAACAGTTTTCCCGTTCATCCGAAAATGATTGAAGCCTTTTGCGTGCGGGCATCAAATTTTCAGCTGGATAGCTATGACCACATCCTTTTCAGCTTTCACGGACTTCCGGAAAAACAGCTGCGCAAGGCCGATTTCTACAATCATTGCTTACAGTCCAAAGAATGCTGTGCAACATTAAATGAGAAAAACGGTCAGTGCTATTCAGCGCAATGTTATGCAACAGCACAAGCAATTGTAAAAAAACTGAATCTTCCTTCTACTAGATATACTCTTTGCTACCAATCGCGCTTAGGCAAAGATCCTTGGATCAAGCCGTATGTTTCAGATATTATCAAAGAACTGGCTCAAAAAGGAGCTAAAAAATTATTGGTTTTTAGCCCCTCTTTCGTGTGCGACTGTTTAGAAACCATCGATGAAATCGGCAATGAATATCTAGCTGAATTTAAAAGCTATGGAGGCGAGGCGCTTGACCTCGTCCCAGGATTAAACGACCATCCATTATGGGTTGAGACCTTAAAATCCCTTGTCTCTTAA
- the cdsZ gene encoding zinc ribbon domain regulatory protein CdsZ, with product MHEALKDILPIQEFDMQMIQLMKLKKERTKELNHINGIKSDLRQKTMIKEGEIIELRKNIRLLEGEVKEVAEKIKKLEGQQSQVRKVDEFNALSHEISQAERERVAKDQRLSDLYDQVAAEEEALKSLNENLELTVENSKVLENEIKESIERINEEGKAIQKQRDELVGSADPELFRIYEMLLKNKKDRVVVPIENRCCSGCHITLTAQHENLVRKGERLVFCEHCSRIHFWQESEALEGTAVATKTRRRRRTTTKST from the coding sequence ATGCACGAAGCTCTTAAAGACATCTTACCTATTCAAGAATTCGATATGCAAATGATCCAGTTGATGAAGCTTAAAAAAGAGCGGACCAAAGAACTCAATCACATCAATGGCATCAAGAGCGATCTGCGGCAAAAAACGATGATCAAAGAAGGCGAGATCATCGAGTTGCGAAAAAATATCCGTCTTCTTGAAGGCGAGGTTAAGGAAGTTGCCGAAAAGATTAAGAAATTGGAAGGGCAGCAAAGCCAGGTAAGGAAAGTTGACGAGTTTAATGCGCTGAGCCATGAAATCTCTCAAGCGGAAAGAGAGCGCGTTGCTAAAGACCAGAGATTGTCGGATCTGTACGATCAGGTTGCTGCCGAAGAAGAAGCTCTGAAGAGCTTGAATGAAAATTTAGAGCTGACTGTTGAAAACAGCAAGGTTCTTGAAAACGAGATCAAGGAAAGCATCGAGCGGATTAACGAAGAGGGAAAAGCGATTCAGAAGCAGCGCGATGAGTTGGTCGGCAGCGCCGATCCCGAGTTGTTCCGCATTTATGAGATGCTTTTGAAAAACAAGAAAGATCGTGTTGTTGTCCCGATCGAAAATCGATGCTGCAGCGGATGCCATATTACATTGACGGCACAGCATGAAAATCTCGTTCGCAAAGGAGAGAGACTTGTGTTTTGCGAACACTGTTCACGTATTCATTTTTGGCAAGAAAGTGAAGCGTTGGAGGGAACAGCGGTTGCAACCAAAACAAGACGCCGCCGTCGCACGACCACAAAATCAACATAA